One Mycolicibacter sp. MU0083 DNA window includes the following coding sequences:
- the egtB gene encoding ergothioneine biosynthesis protein EgtB, producing the protein MSSVEALARDLTRARDRTLALVDFDDAELHRQYDPLMSPLVWDLAHIGQQEELWLLRGGNPDRPGLLTADVEGLYDAFIHPRASRVDLPLLAPEQARKYCATVRSRVFDVLETMPGDGGAGVDGFVFGMVLSHEHQHDETMLQALNLRTGAPLLPAGAGLPAGRAGLAGSSVLVPGGEFVLGVDAADEPFALDNERPAHRVEVPAFRIGRVPVTNREWRDFIDDGGYRQPRWWSRRGWQHCVQAGLTAPQFWEPDHRSRVRFGHREDLPDDEPVQHVSYFEAQAYAAWAGARLPTEIEWEKACAWDPVLGARRRYPWGAAAPSPAVANLGGAALRPAPVGAYPGGASAYGAEQLLGDVWEWTSSPLRPWPGFTPMIYQRYSEPFFDGDYRVLRGGSWAVAAEILRPSFRNWDHPYRRQIFAGLRLAWDA; encoded by the coding sequence ATGAGCAGCGTCGAGGCACTGGCCCGCGATCTGACCCGGGCCCGCGACCGCACCCTGGCGCTGGTCGACTTCGACGACGCCGAACTGCACCGCCAGTACGACCCGTTGATGAGCCCACTGGTGTGGGACCTGGCCCATATCGGGCAACAAGAGGAACTGTGGCTGTTGCGCGGTGGGAATCCGGACCGGCCCGGCCTGCTGACCGCGGACGTCGAAGGCCTCTACGACGCCTTCATCCACCCGCGGGCCAGCCGCGTCGACCTGCCGTTGCTGGCTCCCGAGCAGGCCCGAAAGTATTGCGCCACCGTGCGTTCCCGCGTCTTCGACGTGTTGGAGACGATGCCCGGTGACGGCGGGGCCGGTGTGGACGGCTTCGTGTTCGGGATGGTGCTCAGCCACGAACACCAGCACGACGAGACCATGCTGCAGGCGCTGAACCTGCGGACCGGGGCGCCGTTGCTGCCCGCCGGTGCCGGCCTGCCCGCCGGTCGCGCGGGCCTGGCGGGAAGCTCGGTGCTGGTGCCGGGCGGCGAGTTCGTGCTCGGCGTCGACGCGGCCGACGAACCCTTCGCACTGGACAACGAACGCCCCGCGCATCGCGTCGAGGTGCCCGCCTTCCGGATCGGCCGGGTGCCGGTGACCAACCGCGAATGGCGGGATTTCATCGACGACGGCGGCTACCGGCAACCCCGGTGGTGGAGCCGGCGGGGTTGGCAGCACTGTGTGCAGGCCGGATTGACGGCGCCGCAGTTCTGGGAGCCCGACCATCGCTCGCGGGTCCGGTTCGGGCACCGCGAAGACCTGCCCGACGACGAGCCGGTGCAACACGTCAGTTACTTCGAGGCGCAGGCCTATGCGGCCTGGGCCGGTGCCCGACTGCCCACCGAAATCGAGTGGGAGAAGGCCTGTGCCTGGGATCCGGTGCTCGGGGCGCGGCGGCGCTATCCCTGGGGTGCGGCCGCTCCGTCACCGGCGGTGGCCAACCTCGGCGGTGCGGCACTGCGCCCGGCCCCGGTCGGCGCGTATCCGGGCGGGGCGTCGGCGTACGGGGCGGAACAGCTGCTGGGCGACGTCTGGGAGTGGACGAGTTCGCCGCTGCGGCCCTGGCCGGGCTTCACACCGATGATCTACCAACGCTATTCGGAACCCTTCTTCGACGGCGACTACCGGGTGCTGCGCGGCGGATCGTGGGCGGTCGCCGCGGAGATCCTGCGGCCGAGCTTCCGCAACTGGGACCACCCCTACCGGCGGCAGATCTTCGCCGGCCTGCGACTGGCCTGGGACGCCTGA
- a CDS encoding sensor domain-containing protein — protein sequence MLIGLAATGALTAPGTPVAAARPAEPGVVSYAVLPKGSVGNIVGAPMGFEAVSGEPLQTYWVDEPVCNNWADIGLPEVYRDPDLASFNSAVTQTSATDQRHLVKQAVGVFATEAAATAAFHRVVDRTVGCSGRTSAMHRDDGTTEVWVFTGGPATATDAAWTKQEADTDRRCFTQTRLRVNVLLQAKVCQSGNAGPAVNVLAGAMQNSLGE from the coding sequence CTGCTGATCGGGCTGGCCGCTACCGGTGCACTGACCGCACCGGGGACACCGGTCGCGGCGGCGCGGCCCGCCGAGCCGGGAGTGGTCTCCTACGCGGTGCTGCCGAAGGGCTCGGTCGGCAACATCGTCGGCGCCCCGATGGGCTTCGAGGCCGTCTCCGGCGAGCCACTGCAGACGTACTGGGTGGACGAACCGGTCTGCAACAACTGGGCCGACATCGGCCTGCCCGAGGTCTACCGCGACCCCGATCTGGCGTCGTTCAACAGCGCGGTCACCCAGACCTCGGCCACCGACCAGCGCCATCTCGTCAAACAGGCGGTGGGGGTGTTCGCCACCGAAGCCGCCGCGACCGCGGCGTTCCACCGTGTCGTCGACCGCACCGTCGGCTGCTCGGGACGCACCAGCGCGATGCACCGAGACGACGGCACCACCGAGGTCTGGGTGTTCACCGGCGGCCCGGCCACCGCCACCGATGCCGCCTGGACCAAACAGGAGGCCGACACCGATCGGCGTTGTTTCACCCAGACCCGACTGCGGGTAAACGTGCTGCTGCAGGCCAAGGTCTGCCAATCCGGTAACGCCGGTCCTGCGGTAAACGTGCTGGCCGGAGCCATGCAGAACTCCCTGGGGGAGTAA
- the egtA gene encoding ergothioneine biosynthesis glutamate--cysteine ligase EgtA, which translates to MGFAAATQLSRGDESCPGGPELSGADAAADYIIGRCLTDGPHGRVGLEIEAHCFDPADPHRRPGWSEIGEVLQSVPELPGGSVVTVEPGGAVELSSPPLPGAVAAIEAMIGDQAVLRGAFAEAGLGLVALGTDPLRPTARVNPGERYAAMEQFFTASHTGSAGAAMMTATASVQLNLDAGASPGWADRVRLAHALGPTMVAICANSPLLSGEFSGWHSTRQRVWSRLDSARCGPVLGLDGTDPATDWARYALKAPVMLVHTPEAIPVSRYVPFADWADGRVRLGGRRAGLKDLDYHLTTLFPPVRPRGWLEIRYLDSVDDTIWPALVFVLTTLLDDPAAAERAAEAVAPVATAWDVAARTGLADPRLHAAARRCLELVADRAPAGLRDGMDRLVGMVERRRSPADDVTDEVTRTGVAAMVTRMARGQS; encoded by the coding sequence ATGGGGTTCGCCGCGGCGACGCAGCTGTCGCGCGGCGATGAGTCCTGTCCGGGCGGCCCGGAACTTTCCGGCGCCGACGCGGCCGCCGACTACATCATCGGACGCTGTCTCACCGATGGCCCCCACGGCCGGGTCGGCCTGGAGATCGAGGCGCACTGTTTCGACCCGGCCGACCCGCATCGGCGCCCCGGCTGGTCGGAGATCGGCGAGGTGCTGCAATCCGTGCCGGAGTTGCCCGGCGGCAGCGTCGTCACGGTGGAACCCGGTGGTGCGGTCGAACTGTCCAGCCCGCCGCTGCCCGGCGCCGTCGCCGCCATCGAGGCGATGATCGGCGATCAGGCGGTGCTCCGCGGGGCCTTCGCCGAGGCCGGGCTGGGCCTGGTCGCACTGGGCACCGATCCGCTGCGGCCGACGGCGCGGGTCAACCCCGGCGAACGCTACGCCGCGATGGAACAGTTCTTCACCGCCAGCCACACCGGCTCGGCCGGTGCGGCGATGATGACGGCCACGGCGTCGGTTCAGCTCAACCTGGATGCCGGCGCGAGTCCCGGCTGGGCCGACCGGGTTCGGCTGGCGCACGCGCTGGGCCCGACGATGGTCGCGATCTGCGCCAACTCCCCACTGCTGAGCGGGGAGTTCTCCGGCTGGCACTCCACCCGGCAACGCGTCTGGAGCAGGCTCGATTCGGCCCGCTGCGGCCCGGTCCTCGGCCTGGACGGGACCGACCCGGCCACCGACTGGGCGCGGTATGCGCTCAAAGCCCCGGTGATGCTGGTGCACACCCCCGAGGCCATTCCGGTCAGCCGCTACGTGCCGTTCGCGGACTGGGCCGACGGCCGGGTGCGGCTCGGCGGCCGCCGAGCCGGACTCAAAGACCTCGACTACCACCTGACCACGCTGTTCCCGCCGGTCCGCCCGCGCGGATGGCTGGAGATCCGATACCTCGACAGTGTCGACGACACGATCTGGCCGGCGCTGGTGTTCGTGCTGACCACACTGCTCGACGACCCCGCCGCCGCCGAGCGGGCCGCCGAAGCCGTGGCACCGGTCGCGACCGCCTGGGACGTCGCCGCCCGGACCGGGCTGGCCGACCCGCGACTGCACGCGGCCGCCCGACGCTGCCTGGAGTTGGTGGCCGACCGCGCGCCGGCGGGCCTGCGCGACGGGATGGATCGGTTGGTCGGCATGGTCGAACGCCGCCGCTCGCCCGCCGACGACGTCACCGACGAGGTGACCCGGACCGGTGTCGCCGCGATGGTGACGCGGATGGCGCGCGGACAGTCATGA
- a CDS encoding catalase: MTERHTTTEAGAPAPSDGQSLTVGPDGPILLQDHYLIEQMAMFNRERTPERQPHAKGGGAFGQLEITGDVSAYTKAAVFAPGAKTEMLARFSTVAGERGSPDTWRDVRGFALKFYTEQGNFDIVGNNTPVFFLRDPLKFQHFIRSQKRLAASNLRDHNMQWDFWSLNPETAHQVTYVMGDRGLPRSWRHMNGYGSHTYSWVNAAGEISWVKYHFISDQGVEHLDQAEGDRLAGTDGDYHQRDLYTAIERGEFPSWAVKVQIMPFEDAKTYRLNPFDLTKVWPHADYPLIDVGRFTLNRNVTDYHAQIEQAAFEPNNTVPGTGLSPDKMLLARGFSYADAHRARIGTNYNQLPVNAPKNDVHSYSKDGAMRFRLASDPVYAPNSAGGPVADPALAAEVRWHADGDMVRSAYTLRKDDDDFSQAGALVRDVFDDAQRKRLAANIIGHVSAGVTEPVLSRVFEFWRNVDPDLGSAVEAGVRANLA; encoded by the coding sequence ATGACCGAGCGCCACACCACCACCGAGGCCGGTGCGCCGGCACCCAGCGACGGCCAGTCACTGACCGTCGGCCCGGACGGCCCGATCCTGCTGCAGGACCACTACCTGATCGAGCAGATGGCGATGTTCAACCGGGAGCGCACCCCCGAACGCCAGCCGCATGCCAAGGGCGGTGGCGCATTCGGACAGCTCGAGATCACCGGGGACGTCAGCGCCTACACCAAAGCGGCGGTGTTCGCCCCCGGCGCCAAAACCGAGATGCTGGCCCGCTTCTCGACCGTCGCCGGCGAGCGCGGCAGCCCAGACACCTGGCGCGACGTGCGCGGCTTCGCGTTGAAGTTCTACACCGAGCAGGGCAACTTCGACATCGTCGGCAACAACACCCCGGTGTTCTTCCTGCGCGACCCGTTGAAGTTTCAGCACTTCATCCGCTCCCAGAAACGTTTGGCGGCAAGCAATCTGCGCGATCACAACATGCAATGGGACTTCTGGTCGCTGAACCCGGAGACCGCGCACCAGGTGACCTACGTGATGGGAGACCGTGGCCTGCCGCGGTCCTGGCGGCACATGAACGGCTACGGCAGCCACACCTACAGCTGGGTCAACGCCGCCGGTGAGATCTCCTGGGTCAAATACCACTTCATCAGCGATCAGGGCGTCGAACACCTCGACCAGGCCGAGGGCGACCGGCTGGCCGGCACCGACGGGGACTACCACCAGCGTGACCTCTACACCGCGATCGAACGCGGCGAATTCCCGAGCTGGGCGGTCAAGGTGCAGATCATGCCGTTCGAGGACGCCAAAACCTACCGACTCAACCCGTTCGACCTGACCAAGGTGTGGCCGCACGCCGACTACCCGCTGATCGACGTCGGGCGTTTCACCTTGAACCGCAACGTCACCGACTATCACGCCCAGATCGAACAGGCGGCGTTCGAGCCCAACAACACCGTGCCCGGCACCGGATTGAGCCCGGACAAGATGCTGCTGGCGCGCGGCTTCTCCTACGCCGACGCGCACCGTGCCCGGATCGGCACCAACTACAACCAGCTGCCGGTCAACGCCCCGAAGAACGACGTGCACAGTTACTCCAAGGACGGCGCCATGCGATTCCGCCTGGCCAGTGACCCGGTGTACGCGCCGAATTCGGCCGGCGGGCCGGTGGCCGATCCGGCTCTCGCGGCGGAGGTGCGCTGGCACGCCGACGGCGACATGGTGCGTTCGGCCTACACGCTGCGCAAAGACGACGACGATTTCAGCCAGGCCGGTGCCCTGGTCCGGGACGTCTTCGACGATGCACAACGGAAACGACTGGCCGCCAACATCATCGGGCACGTTTCGGCGGGCGTCACCGAGCCGGTGCTGTCCCGGGTGTTCGAATTCTGGCGCAACGTCGACCCCGATCTGGGCAGTGCGGTGGAAGCCGGGGTCCGGGCCAACCTTGCCTGA